From one Novosphingobium sp. genomic stretch:
- a CDS encoding SDR family NAD(P)-dependent oxidoreductase — MKIDLSGKTAIVTGSTEGIGFAIAKGLAQAGSGVVLNGRSADKLDIARKRLAAEVPGAQISAVVADLGTAEGAAALIAAVPTCDILINNAGIFQPIDFFEADDAVWDRHWAVNVMSGVRLSRAYLPGMAARGWGRVVFLGSESAFNIPVEMIHYGVSKTADVAVARGLAKRMAGTGVTVNSVLPGPTLSEGVAGMLREQQAATGQALEAVAADFVKAHRGSSIIGRAASVDEVAAMVVYIASPLASATTGASLRVDGGVIDTL; from the coding sequence ATGAAGATCGATCTTTCCGGTAAGACGGCGATTGTCACCGGGTCCACCGAAGGCATTGGCTTTGCCATTGCCAAAGGCCTCGCGCAGGCTGGTTCCGGCGTGGTGCTCAATGGACGCAGCGCCGACAAGTTGGACATCGCACGCAAGAGATTGGCGGCAGAGGTGCCGGGCGCGCAGATCAGCGCGGTGGTTGCCGATCTGGGCACCGCAGAGGGCGCGGCGGCGCTGATCGCGGCGGTGCCGACCTGCGACATCCTCATCAACAATGCCGGCATCTTCCAGCCCATCGACTTTTTCGAGGCCGATGACGCGGTGTGGGACCGGCACTGGGCGGTCAATGTCATGTCGGGCGTGCGCCTCTCGCGCGCCTATCTGCCGGGCATGGCGGCCAGGGGCTGGGGCAGGGTGGTGTTTCTGGGTTCGGAATCCGCCTTCAACATCCCTGTCGAGATGATCCACTACGGGGTCAGCAAGACCGCCGATGTCGCCGTGGCGCGCGGTCTGGCCAAGCGGATGGCGGGCACGGGCGTCACGGTCAATTCCGTGCTGCCGGGGCCAACACTGTCCGAAGGTGTGGCGGGCATGCTCAGGGAACAGCAGGCCGCGACCGGACAGGCGCTGGAAGCGGTGGCGGCTGATTTCGTGAAGGCGCATCGCGGCAGCTCGATCATCGGGCGCGCGGCCAGCGTGGATGAGGTCGCCGCCATGGTGGTCTATATCGCCTCGCCGCTGGCCTCGGCCACCACGGGCGCATCGCTGCGTGTCGATGGCGGCGTGATCGACACGCTGTGA
- a CDS encoding glutathione S-transferase N-terminal domain-containing protein, with translation MLKFYFHPSPNPMKSALLLEELGLPYELIAVDTFKGEQHSEAFRAINPNAKVPALVDGDATVFDSQAILLYLAEKTGRFLPSDPAARAQALSWLMFVGTGLSPFSGQAVHFLHHAPEAIPYARNRYLKEVERHYRVLDERLAGHRYLAGDEYSIADIALWGWANIAGYILGEDPLAAYPHVKRLHEEISARPAAERARALKETLTLKADFDEETRRALFPQNL, from the coding sequence ATGCTTAAATTCTACTTCCATCCCTCGCCCAATCCGATGAAATCGGCGCTGCTGCTCGAAGAACTGGGGCTGCCCTATGAACTGATCGCGGTGGACACCTTCAAGGGCGAGCAGCACAGCGAGGCTTTTCGCGCCATCAACCCCAATGCCAAGGTGCCCGCGCTGGTCGATGGCGATGCCACCGTCTTCGACAGCCAGGCGATCCTGCTCTATCTCGCCGAAAAGACCGGGCGCTTCCTGCCCAGCGATCCGGCGGCGCGGGCGCAGGCGCTTTCGTGGCTGATGTTTGTCGGCACGGGGCTCTCGCCCTTTTCGGGTCAGGCGGTGCATTTCCTCCACCACGCCCCCGAAGCCATTCCCTATGCCCGCAACCGCTATCTCAAGGAAGTCGAGCGCCACTACCGCGTGCTCGATGAGCGGCTGGCCGGCCATCGCTATCTGGCGGGCGACGAGTACAGCATCGCCGACATCGCCCTGTGGGGCTGGGCCAACATTGCGGGCTATATTCTGGGTGAGGACCCCCTGGCGGCCTATCCGCATGTGAAGCGCCTGCATGAGGAGATCAGCGCTCGCCCCGCCGCGGAGCGTGCCCGCGCGCTGAAGGAGACGCTGACCTTGAAGGCTGACTTCGACGAGGAAACCCGCCGCGCGCTCTTCCCGCAGAACCTCTGA
- a CDS encoding glutathione S-transferase family protein, whose amino-acid sequence MGLLVDGQWRDAWYDTASTGGRFVRKDAAFRNWVTADGAPGPTGEGGFKAEAGRYHLYVSLACPWAHRTLILRALKGLEGMIDVSVVNWLMLENGWTFDPAPGVVADPIHHARFMHEVYTAADPAYTGRVTVPVLWDKRTGRIVNNESSEIIRMFNSAFDGIGALPGDYYPQDLRGEIDVINARVYDTVNNGVYKAGFATSQQAYEEAVGPLFETLDWLEEILGRQRYLVGARLTEADIRLFTTLIRFDAVYVGHFKCNIRRIADYPALSAFVRDLYQRPAIGRTVDFDHIKRHYYQSHRTLNPTGVVPVGPLLDLDSPHGRDDLTI is encoded by the coding sequence ATGGGTTTGCTGGTCGATGGCCAATGGCGCGATGCCTGGTATGACACTGCTTCCACCGGTGGGCGCTTTGTCCGCAAGGATGCCGCCTTCCGCAACTGGGTGACCGCCGATGGCGCGCCGGGGCCGACGGGCGAGGGCGGCTTCAAGGCCGAGGCGGGACGTTACCACCTCTATGTCAGCCTTGCCTGTCCATGGGCGCATCGCACGCTGATCCTGCGGGCGCTCAAGGGGCTGGAGGGGATGATCGATGTCTCGGTGGTCAACTGGCTGATGCTCGAAAACGGCTGGACCTTCGATCCGGCGCCCGGCGTCGTGGCCGATCCGATCCATCACGCGCGCTTCATGCATGAAGTCTACACGGCGGCCGACCCGGCCTACACCGGACGCGTCACGGTGCCGGTGCTGTGGGACAAGCGGACGGGGCGCATCGTCAACAACGAGTCCTCCGAGATCATCCGCATGTTCAACTCGGCCTTCGATGGCATCGGTGCCTTGCCGGGCGATTATTACCCGCAAGACCTGCGCGGAGAGATCGATGTCATCAATGCCCGCGTCTATGACACGGTCAACAACGGCGTTTACAAGGCCGGGTTTGCCACAAGCCAGCAGGCTTATGAGGAAGCCGTCGGGCCCTTGTTCGAAACGCTCGATTGGCTTGAGGAGATTCTGGGCCGGCAACGCTATCTGGTCGGCGCGCGGCTGACAGAGGCCGATATCCGCCTGTTCACCACGCTGATCCGCTTCGACGCCGTCTATGTCGGCCATTTCAAGTGCAACATCCGCCGTATCGCGGATTACCCGGCGCTGTCGGCCTTTGTGCGCGACCTCTATCAGCGCCCGGCCATCGGCAGGACCGTCGATTTCGACCATATCAAGCGGCATTATTATCAGAGCCACCGCACGCTCAACCCGACGGGCGTTGTGCCGGTGGGGCCGCTGCTTGACCTCGACAGCCCCCATGGCCGTGACGACCTGACCATCTGA
- a CDS encoding LysR family transcriptional regulator: MRAFEVFTTVVARGGFARAADALDTSPANITRYVAELETHLGVRLLNRTSRRLSLTEAGEALYERARAVIEDVAEAEAAATADSRNPRGRLRINAPLAFGIRHLAPLWPRFLALYPDVELDIDLTDRVVDLVEDGYDLGIRISRGGSQAHVARKLATSRNMLCAAPRYLERFGIPVSPEDLPGHRCLVYTHAPEPDVWTLLDGEGTPHRVRLQPHVRTNSGDTARALALAGEAITWQPMFLIGEDVARGDLVPLLPGWRLPDIDVLALYASRRHLSAKVRTMVDFLAEAFRHTEW, encoded by the coding sequence CTGCGCGCCTTTGAGGTCTTCACCACCGTGGTCGCCAGAGGCGGCTTCGCCCGCGCCGCCGATGCTCTGGACACGTCGCCCGCCAACATCACCCGCTATGTCGCCGAGCTGGAGACGCATCTGGGCGTGCGCTTGCTCAACCGCACGTCGCGCCGCCTGTCGCTGACCGAGGCGGGCGAGGCCCTTTATGAGCGCGCCCGCGCCGTGATCGAGGATGTCGCCGAGGCCGAGGCCGCCGCCACCGCCGACAGCCGCAACCCGCGCGGCCGGCTGCGGATCAACGCACCGCTGGCCTTTGGCATCCGGCATCTGGCGCCGCTCTGGCCGCGCTTTCTGGCGCTTTATCCCGATGTGGAGCTGGACATCGATCTGACCGACCGCGTGGTCGATCTGGTCGAGGATGGCTATGATCTGGGCATCCGCATCTCACGCGGGGGCAGTCAGGCGCATGTCGCGCGCAAGCTGGCCACGTCGCGCAACATGCTCTGCGCCGCGCCGCGTTATCTGGAGCGCTTTGGCATACCGGTGAGCCCGGAGGATCTGCCGGGCCACCGCTGCCTCGTCTACACGCATGCGCCCGAGCCGGATGTCTGGACCTTGCTCGACGGCGAGGGCACGCCCCATCGCGTGCGCCTGCAACCCCATGTGCGCACCAACAGCGGCGACACCGCCCGCGCGCTGGCGCTGGCGGGAGAAGCGATCACCTGGCAGCCGATGTTCCTGATCGGCGAGGATGTGGCGCGGGGCGATCTGGTGCCGCTGCTGCCGGGCTGGCGCCTGCCCGATATCGATGTGCTGGCGCTCTATGCCAGCCGCCGCCATCTGTCGGCCAAGGTGCGGACCATGGTCGATTTTCTGGCGGAGGCGTTTCGGCACACGGAATGGTAG
- the hmpA gene encoding NO-inducible flavohemoprotein, translated as MLTPEQTAIVKATVPLLETGGEALTTHFYTIMLAEYEEVRPLFNQAHQSRGTQPRALANAVLLYARHIDELGALGTLAGQIIQKHVALQILPEHYPIVGTCLLRAIREVLGAQIATDDVIDAWGAAYWQLANLLMGAEAVEYDKLEQAPGGWRGARPFRIARKVVESAEIISFTLAPVDGGAVIAHRPGQYLGLRLTVDGKEVRRNYSLSQASNGRTLRISVKREPGGVVSNHLHSLPEGAVIDVFPPAGAFVLEPGTVPLVLISGGVGITPTLAMAEAALVEGGREVIFIHYARNADVHAFGADIDDWAREHPHFTAHIVYEEGAAQGAPSGRPTQDHLHAWVPVEADAYVLGPKPFMGFVDRTLSAMGLPDERRHHEFFGPAEALA; from the coding sequence ATGCTGACACCCGAACAGACCGCCATCGTCAAAGCGACCGTCCCCCTGCTGGAAACCGGGGGAGAGGCGCTGACCACCCATTTCTACACCATCATGCTCGCCGAATATGAGGAGGTCCGCCCCCTCTTCAATCAGGCGCATCAGTCGCGGGGTACGCAGCCGCGCGCTCTGGCGAATGCGGTGCTGTTGTATGCCCGCCATATCGATGAGCTGGGCGCACTGGGCACGCTGGCCGGGCAGATCATCCAGAAGCATGTCGCCCTGCAAATCCTGCCCGAGCATTATCCCATCGTGGGCACCTGCCTGCTGCGCGCCATCCGCGAGGTGCTGGGCGCGCAGATCGCCACGGATGACGTGATCGATGCCTGGGGCGCGGCCTATTGGCAATTGGCCAACCTGCTGATGGGCGCCGAGGCGGTGGAGTATGACAAGCTGGAACAGGCGCCCGGCGGCTGGCGCGGCGCGCGGCCCTTCCGCATCGCGCGCAAGGTGGTGGAGAGCGCCGAGATCATCTCCTTCACGCTGGCCCCTGTCGATGGCGGCGCTGTGATCGCGCATCGCCCCGGCCAGTATCTGGGCCTGCGGCTGACGGTGGACGGCAAGGAGGTGCGCCGCAACTATTCGCTGTCTCAGGCCAGCAACGGCCGCACCCTGCGCATCAGCGTCAAACGCGAGCCGGGCGGTGTGGTCTCGAACCATCTGCACAGCCTGCCGGAGGGCGCGGTGATCGACGTTTTCCCGCCTGCCGGCGCCTTCGTGCTGGAGCCGGGCACCGTGCCGCTGGTGCTGATCAGCGGCGGCGTGGGCATCACCCCCACGCTGGCCATGGCCGAAGCCGCGCTGGTGGAAGGCGGGCGCGAGGTGATCTTCATCCACTATGCCCGCAATGCCGATGTTCATGCCTTTGGCGCGGACATCGATGACTGGGCGCGCGAGCACCCGCATTTCACCGCCCATATCGTCTATGAGGAAGGCGCCGCGCAAGGAGCGCCCTCGGGCCGCCCGACGCAGGACCATCTCCACGCCTGGGTGCCGGTGGAGGCCGATGCCTATGTGCTGGGCCCCAAGCCCTTCATGGGCTTTGTCGATCGCACCCTGTCGGCGATGGGCCTGCCCGATGAGCGCCGCCACCACGAGTTCTTCGGCCCCGCCGAAGCGCTCGCCTGA
- a CDS encoding group III truncated hemoglobin: MKTPDPPPTAALDHEALSGLVQAFYARLRRDDVLGPVFDRAIAPEDWPPHLARMADFWSSVMLGSGRYHGQPMAAHLRHRDAIAPEMFDLWLGHWQDTAKALLSPADADAVTAKARRIAKSLGLALFFRLPSAV; encoded by the coding sequence ATGAAGACGCCCGATCCCCCTCCCACCGCGGCGCTCGACCATGAGGCGCTCAGCGGGCTGGTGCAGGCTTTCTATGCCCGTCTGCGCCGCGACGATGTGCTGGGCCCCGTGTTCGACCGCGCGATCGCGCCCGAGGACTGGCCACCCCATCTGGCCCGCATGGCCGACTTCTGGTCCTCGGTGATGCTGGGCAGCGGTCGCTATCATGGCCAGCCCATGGCGGCCCATCTGCGCCACCGCGACGCCATCGCGCCCGAGATGTTCGACCTCTGGCTGGGCCATTGGCAGGACACCGCCAAAGCCCTGCTCTCGCCAGCCGATGCTGACGCGGTGACGGCCAAGGCGCGCCGCATCGCCAAAAGCCTGGGTCTGGCACTCTTCTTCCGACTGCCTTCCGCCGTCTGA
- a CDS encoding Rrf2 family transcriptional regulator, translated as MRLTRFSDYAVRVMLYLAAHEDRLCSIGEIAKAYDISQNHLMKVVSDLAGHGYVLSQRGRSGGIRLATPPEQINIGRLIRHTEGEIDLVGCADCRLRGACTLPGPLDLALDAFFAVLERYTLADVMGDKGAARLLEQLSARA; from the coding sequence ATGCGCCTCACCCGCTTTTCCGATTATGCCGTGCGCGTGATGCTGTATCTGGCCGCCCATGAAGATCGGCTTTGCTCGATCGGCGAGATCGCAAAAGCCTATGATATCTCGCAAAATCACCTGATGAAGGTGGTGAGCGACCTGGCGGGCCACGGCTATGTCCTGTCGCAGCGCGGGCGGAGCGGAGGCATCCGCCTGGCCACGCCGCCCGAACAGATCAACATCGGGCGCCTGATCCGCCATACCGAGGGCGAAATCGATCTGGTGGGCTGCGCCGATTGCCGCCTGCGGGGCGCCTGCACCCTGCCGGGGCCGCTCGATCTCGCGCTCGATGCGTTCTTCGCGGTGCTGGAACGCTATACGCTGGCCGATGTGATGGGAGACAAGGGCGCGGCGAGGCTGCTGGAACAACTCTCGGCCCGCGCCTGA
- a CDS encoding FAD-dependent oxidoreductase, with the protein MTQRILVIGAGFAGMWSALGAARLTILTGHEGDLEVALIAPQPDLHVRPRLYEENAASMRAPLLDIFTAVGVRFVQGHVQTIAEDGQSVTYVDAAGHVHMLGCDRLILAAGSTLNRPAIPGLAEHAFSVDQIDEAAVLEAHLLRLDALPESPARNTVVVGGGGFTGIETAAEMPHRLRAVLGPQADVRVVVVEQSEQIGPELGAGPRPVIEEALAELGVELHLGDGVALIDAEGIVTQAGTRIPAQTVVWTAGARANPLTRQIAGQRDAFGRLHVDRSLKVIGQTHIYATGDVARAETDDEGNLAAMACQHAMNLGRSAGHNAAADLLGLDPIPYEQPFYVTCLDLGPWGAVYTEGWDRQVKMRGEDAKALKRKINTEWIYPPRADRAEVLEAADPLRIVVA; encoded by the coding sequence ATGACTCAACGTATTCTGGTGATCGGTGCCGGTTTCGCCGGCATGTGGAGTGCGCTTGGCGCGGCGCGACTGACGATCCTCACTGGCCATGAAGGCGACCTTGAGGTCGCCCTGATCGCGCCTCAACCCGATCTGCATGTGCGTCCGCGCCTGTATGAGGAAAATGCCGCCTCGATGCGGGCGCCCTTGCTCGATATCTTCACGGCGGTGGGGGTACGCTTTGTTCAGGGCCATGTTCAGACCATTGCCGAGGATGGCCAGTCGGTGACCTATGTCGATGCCGCCGGTCACGTCCATATGCTGGGCTGCGACCGGCTGATTCTGGCTGCGGGCAGCACGCTCAATCGCCCTGCCATTCCGGGGCTGGCCGAACATGCCTTCAGCGTCGATCAGATCGACGAGGCCGCCGTTCTGGAGGCGCATTTGCTGCGTCTGGACGCCTTGCCCGAGAGCCCGGCGCGCAACACGGTGGTGGTGGGCGGCGGCGGCTTTACCGGCATCGAGACGGCGGCCGAAATGCCCCATCGCCTGCGCGCCGTGTTGGGCCCGCAAGCCGATGTGCGCGTGGTCGTCGTTGAGCAAAGCGAGCAGATCGGGCCGGAGCTGGGCGCCGGCCCGCGCCCGGTCATCGAGGAGGCGCTGGCGGAGCTGGGGGTGGAGCTGCATCTGGGCGACGGCGTGGCCCTGATCGACGCAGAGGGCATCGTCACGCAGGCAGGCACGCGCATCCCCGCCCAAACGGTGGTGTGGACGGCGGGCGCCCGCGCGAACCCTCTCACGCGCCAGATCGCCGGGCAACGCGATGCTTTCGGACGGCTGCATGTGGACCGCAGCCTCAAGGTGATCGGCCAGACCCATATCTATGCCACCGGCGATGTGGCCCGCGCCGAAACCGACGATGAGGGCAATCTGGCCGCCATGGCCTGCCAGCATGCGATGAATCTGGGCCGTTCGGCGGGGCACAATGCCGCCGCCGATCTGCTGGGGCTGGACCCTATCCCCTATGAGCAGCCATTTTACGTGACCTGCCTTGATCTTGGTCCGTGGGGCGCGGTCTATACCGAAGGGTGGGATCGGCAGGTCAAGATGCGCGGCGAGGACGCCAAGGCCCTGAAGCGCAAGATCAACACCGAATGGATATATCCGCCGCGCGCCGACCGGGCCGAGGTGCTGGAGGCCGCCGATCCGCTGCGGATCGTGGTGGCCTGA
- a CDS encoding VOC family protein yields MMMHNDPASEPELRFNNMALAVGDLRGMVWWYRRVLGLRLVRQGHFDGVGADYAFLEGEGFRLELVSRAQGQHQPVARTQPPMHLNELGWKALVLETDDLDALETRLSANAVECVWSRAPLTDHRHSTMIRDPEGNLIHVFGPEIA; encoded by the coding sequence ATGATGATGCACAATGATCCCGCCAGCGAGCCTGAACTGCGCTTCAACAACATGGCGCTGGCGGTGGGGGATCTGCGGGGGATGGTGTGGTGGTATCGCCGGGTTCTGGGGCTGCGCCTTGTTCGGCAGGGGCATTTCGACGGCGTGGGCGCCGACTACGCCTTTCTGGAAGGAGAAGGGTTCCGGCTGGAACTGGTGTCGCGCGCGCAAGGGCAGCATCAGCCGGTGGCCCGGACCCAGCCGCCGATGCACCTCAACGAGCTGGGCTGGAAGGCGCTGGTGCTCGAAACCGACGATCTGGACGCGCTGGAAACGCGGCTTTCAGCCAATGCGGTCGAATGCGTCTGGTCCCGCGCGCCGCTGACGGACCATCGCCACTCGACGATGATCCGCGATCCCGAGGGCAATCTCATTCACGTCTTCGGCCCCGAAATCGCCTGA
- a CDS encoding AraC family transcriptional regulator — translation MSRGLDARVLGRHFGLECAPSVVAGRQSRSAITVTLLESEATDHAPTATMSCEDGFLFGLHLRPCGDRDLWIDGERIETQPVQAGSFVTHDLRRSTRWHLRSAFSALCIHLGRNALDTLTDEAGQGRVRDFVFEPGRGIADRTMYELGLLLEPALRQRQQASRLFCESLILALCGQLVQAHADRAGASPLYQGGLASWQERRAKEMLDANITGNIQVAALAQECGLSVSQFSRSFRKTTGLAPHQWLTHRRVELARTMLPDNALPLSQVSLICGFADQSHFTRVFSRLMGTSPGAWRRACG, via the coding sequence ATGAGCAGGGGACTGGATGCCAGGGTCTTGGGGCGTCATTTCGGACTGGAATGCGCACCCAGCGTGGTGGCGGGGCGGCAGAGCCGCTCGGCCATCACGGTCACCCTGCTGGAAAGCGAGGCGACCGACCATGCTCCGACCGCGACCATGTCCTGCGAGGATGGCTTCCTTTTCGGCCTGCATTTGCGCCCTTGCGGCGATCGCGACCTGTGGATCGACGGCGAGCGGATCGAGACGCAGCCTGTGCAGGCGGGCTCTTTCGTCACGCACGATTTGCGCCGGTCCACCCGCTGGCATCTGCGAAGCGCCTTTTCGGCGCTGTGCATCCATCTTGGCCGCAATGCGCTCGATACGCTGACCGATGAGGCGGGGCAGGGGCGGGTGCGGGATTTCGTCTTTGAACCGGGGCGCGGGATCGCGGACAGGACGATGTATGAACTCGGCCTGTTGCTGGAGCCTGCCCTGCGGCAGCGGCAGCAGGCCAGCCGCCTGTTCTGCGAGAGCCTGATCCTGGCGCTGTGCGGCCAGCTCGTGCAGGCCCATGCCGACCGGGCGGGGGCTTCGCCGCTCTATCAGGGCGGGCTGGCATCCTGGCAGGAGCGACGCGCGAAAGAGATGCTGGATGCCAACATCACCGGCAACATTCAGGTGGCCGCGCTGGCGCAGGAATGCGGGCTGTCGGTCAGCCAGTTTTCGCGCTCGTTTCGCAAAACGACCGGTCTTGCCCCGCATCAATGGCTGACCCACCGCCGCGTGGAGTTGGCGCGCACGATGTTGCCAGACAACGCCTTGCCGCTCTCGCAGGTCAGCCTGATCTGCGGCTTTGCCGACCAGAGCCATTTCACCCGCGTTTTTTCCCGCCTTATGGGCACCAGCCCCGGAGCATGGCGGCGCGCCTGCGGGTGA
- a CDS encoding SDR family oxidoreductase — MTSRTFLVTGASKGIGRATAQMLADRGHHVVGIARGKDPAFPGDLVSIDMSDSAATQQGLVELASRYPFDGVVNNLGLVRLHTVGDIDLADVDDILRVNIHPVIHTVQALLPGMKQRGWGRVVNLSSLTVLGIAGRTAYAGAKAAVNSFTRTWGLELAGTGITVNAVAPGPIETELFRENTPAGSEAEQRFLSLIPMRRLGAPREIAAAVSFLLSDDAAYITGQTLYVDGGGSIGKALG, encoded by the coding sequence ATGACCTCCCGTACCTTTCTCGTCACTGGTGCCAGCAAGGGCATCGGCCGTGCCACCGCGCAGATGCTTGCGGACCGAGGGCATCACGTCGTCGGTATCGCGCGCGGCAAGGATCCTGCTTTCCCCGGCGATCTCGTCTCGATCGATATGAGCGATAGCGCCGCTACGCAGCAGGGGCTGGTTGAACTGGCCTCCCGCTATCCCTTCGATGGTGTGGTCAACAATCTGGGGCTGGTGCGGCTGCATACCGTGGGTGACATCGATCTTGCCGATGTCGACGACATTCTGCGTGTCAACATCCATCCCGTGATCCACACCGTTCAGGCTTTGCTGCCGGGCATGAAGCAGCGGGGCTGGGGGCGGGTGGTCAATCTTTCCAGCCTGACCGTGCTGGGCATCGCCGGGCGCACGGCCTATGCCGGGGCCAAGGCGGCGGTGAACAGCTTCACGCGCACATGGGGACTGGAACTTGCCGGGACCGGCATCACGGTGAATGCCGTCGCGCCCGGCCCGATCGAGACCGAACTGTTTCGTGAAAACACGCCCGCCGGCAGCGAGGCCGAGCAGCGGTTCCTCTCGCTGATCCCCATGCGCCGGCTGGGTGCGCCGCGCGAGATCGCCGCGGCGGTCAGCTTCCTGCTTTCCGACGATGCCGCCTACATCACCGGCCAGACGCTTTATGTCGATGGCGGCGGCTCGATCGGCAAGGCGCTGGGCTGA